A genomic segment from Eriocheir sinensis breed Jianghai 21 chromosome 46, ASM2467909v1, whole genome shotgun sequence encodes:
- the LOC126981023 gene encoding uncharacterized protein LOC126981023: MHRSSMLTAVLVVLAAAGAWAGPARERQLKPCPDGFRAVVVGGKQDCVCADYHVYWPRTGLCYPEFTRGPCGPGQQLVANETGHAECRCPGFWALWKDGACYQEYSRGPCEVGQLFMGRGPSTEGFCSCSSKLVMHYYRQDGRCYPLYDQGPCPKGHIIKFDYRTLEPVCECRDGYMLEEDGACYPLNTAGPCNQTSCHDGINCYLRNLDTLKTECKCLPGNVTTSDGHCFEPYSRGPCQLGDWLVFSQPGVAVCEPKTHCTRFDNWFYWTPDQRCYRQYSRGPCPDGQLFYLDLNTGISGCHCRKEWTPYFWEEDGACYEQHSVGPCPVGMYFSFNQTSGKTECNCFTSHVLHEESQTCYERMTSGPCPAGQLVVEDPATNRLTCNCHAGMTSHYWQTDGKCYQHFLQGPCPQGQTFRLDRATGLPACITWG; this comes from the exons TATGTTGACGgcagtgctggtggtgctggcggcggcCGGGGCGTGGGCGGGCCCGGCCAGGGAGAGGCAGCTCAAGCCCTGCCCGGACGGTTTCCGCGCCGTGGTGGTGGGCGGCAAGCAGGACTGTGTGTGTGCCGACTACCACGTGTACTGGCCCAGGACCGGACTTTGCTACCCGGAGTTCACGCGCGGCCCCTGCGGCCCCGGCCAGCAGCTGGTGGCCAACGAGACAGGTCACGCCGAGTGCAG GTGTCCCGGCTTCTGGGCGCTGTGGAAGGACGGCGCGTGCTACCAGGAGTACTCGCGGGGCCCCTGCGAGGTGGGTCAGCTATTCATGGGTCGCGGACCCTCCACCGAGGgtttctgctcctgctcctccaagCTGGTGATGCACTACTACCGCCAGGACGGCCGCTGCTACCCGCTGTACGACCAGGGCCCTTGTCCCAAGGGCCACATCATCAAATTCGACTACCGCACGCTGGAGCCCGTGTGTGAGTGCCGCGACGGCTACATGCTGGAGGAGGACGGCGCCTGCTACCCTCTCAACACCGCCGGGCCCTGCAACCAGACCTCCTGCCACGACGGCATCAACTGCTACCTCCGCAACTTGGACACGCTCAAGACGGAGTGCAAGTGTCTGCCAGGCAACGTGACCACCTCTGACGGCCACTGCTTTGAGCCTTACTCCCGTGGACCCTGTCAGCTCGGAGACTGGTTGGTGTTCTCTCAGCCCGGCGTCGCCGTGTGTGAGCCCAAGACACACTGCACACGCTTCGACAATTGGTTCTACTGGACACCCGACCAGCGCTGCTATCGCCAGTACTCCCGCGGCCCTTGCCCCGATGGCCAGCTCTTCTACCTCGACCTCAACACTGGCATCTCCGGCTGCCACTGCCGCAAGGAGTGGACCCCCTACTTCTGGGAGGAGGACGGTGCGTGCTACGAGCAACACTCGGTGGGTCCCTGCCCCGTGGGGATGTACTTCAGCTTCAACCAGACTTCCGGCAAGACGGAGTGCAACTGCTTCACCTCCCACGTGCTGCACGAAGAGTCCCAGACCTGCTACGAGCGGATGACCTCCGGGCCGTGTCCCGCGGGCCAGCTGGTGGTGGAGGACCCGGCTACCAACCGCCTTACGTGCAACTGCCACGCCGGCATGACCTCCCACTACTGGCAGACTGATGGCAAGTGCTACCAGCACTTCCTGCAGGGGCCCTGCCCCCAGGGACAGACCTTCAGGCTAGACAGGGCCACCGGCTTGCCGGCCTGCATAACCTGGGGATAA